Proteins co-encoded in one Methylobacterium sp. WL1 genomic window:
- a CDS encoding ATP-binding protein, with protein MSTKHLLALLNSHIEGDEEQFLSIALQVAAQEARQGRSEDADKLKRLVQKARDQQRTSRPAGGQTPIPLARPRGELQGLVESAYPKVTLASMVLSEEVRGRLMRVVRQQQERATLRDHGQAPTTHMLLIGPPGTGKTMTASALAGELHLPLFTVRLEALFSRFFGETAGKLRLLFDQIAQTRGVYLLDEFDAIGARRGDQNDVGEIRRVLNSVLAFMEEPNSTDSLVLAATNHVEILDEALARRFDEVVEYGLPDRKAARAIVERRLGKFKLAARSWAAIETALDGLSQAELVRAADAVVKDVILEGEAKASPDALKDALQNRQTLKGKFRRQTGR; from the coding sequence ATGTCGACCAAGCATCTGCTCGCCCTCCTGAATTCGCACATCGAAGGCGATGAAGAGCAATTCCTCTCGATTGCGCTGCAGGTTGCGGCGCAGGAGGCGCGTCAGGGACGGTCTGAGGATGCCGACAAGCTGAAGCGCCTGGTGCAGAAGGCCCGCGACCAGCAGCGGACTAGTCGTCCGGCCGGTGGACAGACCCCTATCCCGCTGGCCCGGCCGCGCGGCGAGCTCCAAGGTCTAGTCGAGAGCGCCTATCCCAAGGTGACGCTCGCCAGCATGGTGCTTTCGGAGGAAGTTCGCGGACGGTTGATGCGGGTCGTGCGTCAGCAGCAGGAGCGCGCGACGCTTCGCGATCACGGGCAGGCGCCGACCACGCATATGCTGCTCATTGGTCCACCCGGCACCGGCAAAACCATGACCGCGTCGGCGCTCGCGGGCGAGCTGCACCTTCCCTTGTTCACAGTCCGCCTAGAAGCGCTCTTCAGCCGTTTTTTCGGCGAGACCGCGGGCAAACTGCGCCTGTTGTTCGATCAGATCGCGCAGACGCGAGGAGTCTATCTGCTCGATGAATTCGACGCGATCGGCGCGCGTCGGGGTGACCAGAATGATGTCGGCGAAATTCGCCGCGTGCTGAACTCTGTGCTCGCCTTCATGGAGGAGCCGAACAGCACCGACAGCTTGGTGTTGGCCGCGACGAACCATGTCGAGATCCTCGACGAGGCGCTCGCGCGCCGCTTCGACGAGGTGGTGGAGTACGGCCTTCCCGACCGCAAGGCCGCCCGCGCGATCGTCGAACGTCGCCTCGGCAAGTTCAAGCTGGCCGCCCGCTCCTGGGCGGCGATCGAGACGGCGCTCGATGGCCTGAGCCAAGCCGAGCTGGTGCGGGCGGCCGACGCGGTCGTTAAGGACGTGATCCTGGAGGGAGAGGCGAAGGCCTCCCCTGATGCGCTCAAGGACGCACTGCAGAACCGCCAGACCCTGAAGGGCAAATTCCGCCGTCAGACCGGCCGTTAG
- a CDS encoding TonB-dependent siderophore receptor, producing the protein MRALTLAGVSLGILIQALPFRPIAISAAQAQDATPPRPRARNPADQTAQAGVVLEELSVTGQGGGGRRQEDPLGPIDGFVPTRSLTATKTNTPLIETPQSITVIGRQQLDAQRALTVPEALKYVPGVYGGTYGPGSRIDFYLIRGFTAQDTGLYLNGLQLLQYGNGTFQVDPFGLERIEVLRGPAAVLFGQGGPGGLVNLISKRPPLEELRYVEAGGGSYGQKYLAFDVGGPADAEGHWFYRLTALGRNGGTQLDGTDDNRGYIAPSFTYKPDGATTFTVLTSFQHDETGRIGGFLPYVGTVRPQALGLRIPLNVNINDPQANRFRRTQAYGGYQFEHVFDEVFTFRQNLRYSFTESYDNTLISGSYVAGTNQTVLNRYRSQSAGRENLFNVDNQLEAHFDTGLFRHTMLFGLDYKQAQLDGTSARSSTTANLPALRINFLAPVYGVPTPIPTPFNVTGTSFQQLGIYAQDQIHITPELSIIASGRGDFTENDVLNKLTSRTTEQRANAATQRYGIVYDFDFGLAPYLSYATFFNPVIGTDFFSQPFKPETGDQYEAGVKYQPPGSQLLATAAVFDLIRTNVSTTDPTNINNTIQIGAVRSRGVELGLQANVTPDFNVTASFTSYDLRTVADGSAARIGKTPVNTPQTLASAFADYTIPTGPLAGFGFGGGVRYIGMSYASVDNYFTVPEVVLFDAQVHYVRDGWRFAINATNVADRHYVASCISTGSGCYYGDARRVIASASYKW; encoded by the coding sequence GTGCGTGCTCTCACCCTCGCGGGCGTCTCGCTCGGCATCCTGATCCAAGCCCTTCCGTTCAGGCCAATCGCCATCAGTGCCGCCCAGGCGCAGGACGCGACCCCGCCGCGCCCGCGGGCGCGCAACCCCGCCGATCAGACCGCACAAGCCGGAGTCGTACTGGAGGAGTTGAGCGTCACCGGCCAAGGCGGTGGCGGACGCCGCCAGGAGGATCCGCTCGGCCCCATCGACGGTTTCGTGCCAACCCGATCACTGACCGCCACCAAGACCAATACGCCGCTCATCGAGACACCGCAGTCGATCACCGTCATCGGGCGCCAGCAGCTCGACGCGCAGCGGGCCCTCACCGTGCCCGAGGCACTGAAGTATGTGCCGGGCGTCTACGGTGGCACCTACGGCCCAGGCAGCCGGATCGACTTCTACCTGATCCGCGGCTTCACCGCGCAGGACACTGGGCTCTACCTCAACGGGCTGCAGCTCCTGCAGTACGGCAACGGGACGTTTCAGGTCGACCCGTTTGGGCTTGAGCGGATCGAGGTCCTACGCGGGCCGGCGGCCGTCCTATTCGGACAAGGCGGCCCGGGCGGCCTCGTCAACCTGATCAGCAAGCGGCCGCCGTTGGAGGAACTGCGCTATGTCGAGGCAGGCGGCGGCTCCTACGGGCAGAAGTATCTCGCCTTCGACGTCGGCGGTCCCGCCGACGCGGAGGGGCACTGGTTCTATCGGCTCACCGCCCTCGGCCGCAACGGTGGCACCCAACTCGACGGCACCGACGATAACCGCGGCTACATCGCCCCTTCGTTCACCTACAAGCCGGACGGGGCGACCACGTTCACGGTCCTGACGAGCTTCCAGCACGACGAGACCGGCCGCATCGGTGGCTTCCTGCCCTACGTCGGCACGGTGCGTCCACAGGCACTCGGCCTACGCATCCCGCTCAACGTCAACATCAACGATCCGCAGGCCAACCGCTTCCGACGCACGCAGGCCTACGGCGGCTACCAGTTCGAGCACGTCTTCGACGAGGTGTTCACCTTCCGGCAGAACCTGCGCTACTCGTTCACCGAGAGCTACGACAACACCCTGATCTCCGGCAGCTACGTCGCCGGCACGAACCAGACAGTGCTCAACCGCTACCGCTCACAATCCGCCGGCCGCGAGAACCTGTTCAACGTCGACAACCAACTCGAAGCCCACTTCGACACCGGACTGTTCCGCCACACGATGCTGTTCGGCCTTGACTACAAGCAGGCCCAGCTCGACGGCACTAGCGCACGCAGCTCGACCACCGCGAACCTTCCGGCGCTGCGCATCAACTTCCTCGCACCGGTCTACGGGGTGCCCACCCCGATCCCGACGCCCTTCAACGTCACGGGCACCTCCTTCCAACAGCTCGGCATCTACGCTCAGGATCAGATTCACATCACCCCGGAGCTCAGCATCATCGCCAGCGGCCGGGGCGACTTCACCGAGAACGACGTCCTCAACAAGCTGACGAGCCGGACCACCGAGCAGCGCGCCAACGCGGCGACCCAGCGCTACGGCATCGTCTACGACTTCGACTTCGGGCTCGCCCCCTACCTGAGTTACGCGACGTTCTTCAATCCGGTGATCGGGACGGACTTCTTCAGCCAGCCGTTCAAGCCGGAGACCGGAGATCAGTACGAGGCCGGCGTGAAGTACCAGCCTCCGGGCTCGCAACTCCTCGCTACAGCCGCGGTGTTCGATCTGATCCGCACGAACGTGTCGACGACGGACCCGACCAACATCAACAACACGATCCAGATCGGCGCGGTGCGCTCGCGCGGCGTCGAGCTGGGGTTGCAGGCCAACGTCACGCCCGACTTCAACGTCACCGCGTCGTTCACGAGCTACGACCTGAGGACGGTCGCGGACGGTTCGGCCGCCAGGATCGGCAAGACCCCGGTCAACACCCCGCAGACCCTGGCCTCGGCGTTCGCGGACTACACGATCCCGACCGGACCTCTGGCCGGCTTCGGCTTCGGCGGCGGCGTGCGCTACATCGGCATGTCCTACGCCTCGGTCGACAACTACTTCACCGTCCCGGAGGTCGTATTGTTCGACGCACAGGTGCACTACGTGCGCGACGGCTGGCGCTTCGCGATCAACGCCACCAACGTGGCCGATCGGCACTACGTGGCGTCCTGCATCTCGACCGGCAGCGGGTGCTACTACGGCGACGCGCGCCGGGTGATCGCGAGCGCGAGCTACAAGTGGTGA
- a CDS encoding PepSY-associated TM helix domain-containing protein translates to MKATFRQSMAWLHAWSGLVVGWVLFAVFLTGTLSYYRTEISQWMRPELHAGHAVDVPIAAERAVDALRERAPDARAWFITLPTPEIPATRIVWRTAPGAPFSVALLDPATGATLPARDTRGGDFLYRFHYELHLPPLWGRWIVGGCAMVMLIALLSGIVTHRRIFVDLFTFRPGKAPQRAWLDAHNVAGVLALPFYLMITYTGLVTLMLLYMPWGVDAAYRGDRERYFRDRGQTIAARPPADAPGTLAPLGPMIREAMRLTGSEATFIAIHNPRDARSTVVVTMDEPEGLAHLHPAVGFDGVTGTFLATTMPASVATTVHGTLVGLHEAHFARWPLRLLFFLSGLMGCAMVATGLVLWTVARLPKPNSAARMPLGHRLVHALNVGTVAGLPIAVACYFLANRLLPAAMPLRPEVEVQAFFAGWLITALPAVSLAPARAWTVALTTAAAGFFAIPIVSGVTTNRHLLASLREGDTVFAAFDTTSLCVAAGFGFAAYALANRRAAPQRMRKDALQAGIGSRSSV, encoded by the coding sequence ATGAAGGCGACGTTCCGGCAGTCGATGGCATGGCTGCACGCCTGGTCCGGGCTCGTGGTCGGCTGGGTACTGTTCGCGGTCTTCCTCACCGGCACCCTGAGCTACTACCGCACTGAGATCTCGCAGTGGATGCGGCCGGAACTCCACGCCGGTCACGCGGTCGATGTCCCGATCGCCGCGGAGCGCGCTGTCGACGCTCTGCGCGAGCGCGCCCCGGACGCGCGGGCCTGGTTCATAACGCTACCGACCCCTGAGATTCCCGCGACCCGGATCGTGTGGCGCACCGCCCCCGGAGCCCCGTTCTCGGTGGCGCTGCTCGACCCGGCTACCGGTGCCACGCTTCCCGCGCGGGATACCCGCGGCGGCGACTTCCTGTACCGGTTCCACTACGAACTCCACCTGCCACCCCTGTGGGGACGCTGGATCGTCGGCGGCTGCGCTATGGTGATGCTGATCGCTCTGCTCAGCGGGATCGTCACGCATCGGCGGATCTTCGTCGACCTGTTCACCTTTCGTCCCGGAAAGGCGCCGCAGCGCGCGTGGCTCGATGCGCACAATGTCGCCGGCGTGCTGGCACTGCCGTTCTACCTTATGATCACTTACACCGGTCTCGTCACGCTGATGCTGTTGTACATGCCCTGGGGGGTGGACGCGGCCTACCGCGGTGATCGCGAGCGCTATTTCCGGGACCGCGGCCAGACGATCGCGGCCCGTCCCCCGGCCGATGCCCCGGGGACGCTGGCACCGCTCGGACCGATGATCCGCGAGGCGATGCGCCTCACCGGTTCGGAGGCGACCTTCATCGCGATCCACAACCCGCGCGACGCGCGGAGCACGGTGGTGGTGACGATGGACGAGCCCGAGGGCTTGGCTCACCTCCACCCCGCGGTCGGCTTCGATGGCGTGACCGGCACCTTCCTCGCCACGACCATGCCGGCCAGCGTCGCGACCACCGTGCACGGGACGTTGGTCGGCCTGCACGAAGCGCACTTCGCACGCTGGCCGCTGCGCCTGCTGTTCTTCCTGTCGGGCTTGATGGGCTGCGCCATGGTGGCGACCGGACTGGTGCTGTGGACCGTCGCGCGTCTACCCAAGCCCAACTCTGCGGCGCGCATGCCGCTGGGCCACCGGCTCGTCCACGCGCTCAACGTCGGCACCGTGGCCGGCTTGCCGATCGCCGTGGCGTGCTACTTCCTGGCCAACCGCCTGCTGCCCGCGGCGATGCCTCTCCGTCCGGAGGTCGAAGTGCAGGCTTTCTTCGCCGGGTGGTTGATAACGGCCCTTCCAGCCGTGTCTCTCGCGCCGGCCCGGGCATGGACCGTCGCGCTAACGACGGCCGCCGCCGGGTTCTTCGCCATCCCGATCGTCAGCGGCGTAACGACAAACCGTCATCTCCTCGCAAGTTTGCGCGAAGGCGACACGGTGTTCGCGGCTTTCGATACTACCAGCTTGTGCGTCGCGGCCGGGTTCGGGTTCGCCGCTTATGCATTAGCCAACCGTCGAGCTGCCCCGCAGCGAATGAGAAAAGACGCTCTTCAGGCAGGTATCGGATCACGGTCGTCGGTGTAA
- a CDS encoding iron transporter, producing the protein MTVSARLTIAARIALAVFGGYGLAGLATAALALALPMGRADAASTATMLSFAVYAAAVLWTFGVRHLATAALGLLLPALALGGLVWALHGGAG; encoded by the coding sequence GTGACGGTCAGCGCCCGGCTCACGATCGCGGCCCGGATCGCCCTGGCGGTCTTTGGCGGCTATGGTCTGGCAGGCCTCGCCACCGCGGCGCTGGCGCTCGCCCTGCCGATGGGCCGGGCCGACGCCGCGTCGACAGCGACGATGCTGAGCTTCGCTGTCTATGCCGCGGCGGTGCTGTGGACGTTCGGAGTCCGCCACCTTGCGACCGCCGCGCTCGGCCTGCTGCTGCCGGCCCTTGCGCTCGGCGGCCTCGTCTGGGCATTGCACGGAGGGGCTGGATGA
- a CDS encoding S8 family peptidase: MSDPDEFGARDRPHISIDAFREATQYGYPSRDQKRKPLRDDYRAHADALLDQLTKALGELPAAAADTRLQVQGLKSGAVVEVATAPPAEGSRSKAAKVPAALEFPGQDIVLLRTERRDDRTESALLFVPDDARGFLRERIAAYGRNLGNARRPDVDRFEAVETIAAAPARTLFVGAVDFGAPDIVWWELWVQGDAGRAERVAVLARGVNLDVHADRLIFPDTTVIFVHAPTAAVLGFAERVPGAITEIRRATGTIEPFLDRGEARLGQHDWVSELAERVIPASDDVPVVCALETGVAAEHPLVQPGLKGAWAYDAAWGTDDHAPYGGHGTAIAGLILYGDLEPHMNSTEPVELTHGVESMKLLPPHGFPATKPPSYGVVTQGSVALVEAERPNMLRSFCLATSATDFPPSRPSSWSGALDQIAAGSMPGDAVNGTAAADGPKRLVVVATGNVQGGMMVDVTLSQPLEDPSQSWNALTIGGFTRKEQTPAPPPALEPVVPANHRSPFSRGSQTLPDDLTPIKPEVLFEAGNMLSTDTGFCAWHEAVSLLALGSDVAAEPLVPFWATSAAAGVAGNFLGRLQASLPDRWPETHRALTVDSADWPQSIRRLLIGKGAHWKTGSKAQKQKILREMGYGVPDIDRAILSARNDVTLIAEAEIQPFALGADRRSAVFNEMHFYDLPWPKAALEQLENEIVTIKVTLSYFVEPNLTGRAATRPDTYRSFGLRFDMKKRTETDAKFRSRISSAQEGDGSASETETSCWLLGPKAVQAGSLHCDLWRGRAIELAGHDAIAVYPVGGWWKSHFGQRRFADKGRYALVISLSASGQAVDLHAEVSNLVEVKAAEVLIG; the protein is encoded by the coding sequence ATGTCAGATCCTGATGAGTTCGGGGCGCGGGATCGACCACATATCTCGATCGACGCGTTCCGCGAGGCCACACAGTACGGCTATCCTTCGCGCGACCAGAAGCGCAAACCGCTGCGCGACGATTATCGCGCGCACGCCGACGCGCTGCTCGACCAGCTAACCAAGGCGCTGGGCGAGCTGCCCGCTGCCGCAGCGGATACCCGCTTGCAGGTCCAAGGGTTGAAATCGGGCGCCGTCGTCGAGGTAGCGACTGCACCGCCCGCGGAGGGTTCGCGTTCAAAGGCTGCGAAGGTTCCGGCGGCGCTGGAGTTCCCCGGTCAAGACATCGTGCTGCTCCGCACCGAGCGGCGCGACGACCGGACGGAGAGTGCTCTGCTGTTCGTGCCCGACGACGCCCGAGGATTCCTGCGCGAGCGTATCGCCGCCTACGGCCGCAACCTTGGGAATGCACGTCGGCCGGACGTCGACCGTTTCGAGGCGGTGGAGACGATCGCCGCCGCGCCCGCCCGCACGCTGTTCGTCGGCGCGGTCGATTTCGGTGCGCCCGACATCGTCTGGTGGGAGCTCTGGGTGCAGGGTGATGCAGGCCGTGCCGAGCGTGTTGCCGTGCTGGCGCGCGGCGTGAACCTCGACGTGCACGCGGATCGCCTCATATTCCCGGACACAACCGTGATCTTCGTCCACGCGCCCACGGCCGCCGTGCTGGGCTTCGCCGAACGGGTGCCAGGGGCGATCACGGAGATCAGGCGGGCAACCGGCACGATCGAGCCGTTCCTCGACCGGGGCGAGGCCCGCCTCGGTCAACACGACTGGGTGTCCGAACTGGCCGAGCGCGTCATACCCGCGTCCGACGACGTGCCTGTCGTTTGCGCCCTCGAAACCGGCGTCGCGGCCGAGCACCCGCTCGTCCAGCCGGGCCTGAAGGGCGCGTGGGCTTATGACGCCGCTTGGGGGACCGATGATCATGCGCCCTATGGCGGACATGGGACGGCAATCGCCGGCCTCATCCTGTACGGCGATCTCGAGCCGCACATGAACAGCACGGAGCCCGTCGAGCTCACGCACGGAGTGGAGTCCATGAAGCTCCTGCCGCCGCACGGCTTTCCGGCGACCAAGCCGCCGAGCTACGGTGTGGTAACGCAAGGCTCCGTCGCACTCGTCGAAGCGGAGCGCCCGAACATGCTGCGAAGCTTCTGTCTTGCCACGTCGGCGACGGACTTCCCGCCGAGCCGGCCCTCGAGCTGGAGCGGAGCGCTCGACCAGATCGCGGCCGGGTCCATGCCCGGCGACGCCGTAAACGGTACGGCCGCCGCAGACGGCCCCAAGCGCCTAGTCGTGGTCGCGACCGGCAACGTGCAGGGCGGCATGATGGTCGACGTGACGCTGTCCCAGCCGCTCGAAGACCCGTCCCAGAGCTGGAACGCGCTGACTATCGGCGGCTTCACGCGCAAGGAGCAGACGCCGGCCCCGCCGCCCGCGCTCGAACCGGTCGTGCCCGCCAACCATCGGAGTCCGTTCAGCCGCGGCTCCCAGACCCTTCCGGACGACCTGACGCCGATCAAGCCTGAGGTGTTGTTCGAGGCCGGCAACATGCTCTCCACCGATACAGGCTTCTGCGCTTGGCACGAGGCGGTGTCGTTGCTCGCCCTAGGCTCGGACGTCGCGGCCGAGCCGCTGGTGCCCTTCTGGGCGACAAGCGCGGCGGCCGGCGTGGCGGGCAACTTCCTCGGGCGGCTGCAGGCGAGCTTGCCGGACCGCTGGCCTGAGACGCACCGGGCGCTGACGGTGGACTCGGCGGACTGGCCGCAATCGATCCGCAGGCTGCTGATAGGAAAAGGGGCGCACTGGAAAACGGGGTCGAAGGCGCAAAAGCAGAAGATCCTGCGCGAGATGGGCTACGGCGTGCCCGACATCGACCGCGCGATCTTGTCCGCACGGAACGACGTCACCCTGATCGCCGAGGCCGAAATCCAGCCTTTCGCGCTCGGAGCGGACCGGCGCAGCGCCGTGTTCAACGAGATGCATTTCTACGACCTGCCCTGGCCGAAAGCGGCACTCGAGCAGCTGGAGAACGAGATCGTCACCATCAAGGTGACGCTCTCCTACTTTGTCGAACCGAACCTCACGGGGAGGGCGGCGACTCGTCCCGATACGTACCGCTCCTTCGGTCTGCGCTTCGACATGAAGAAACGGACTGAGACCGACGCAAAGTTTCGTAGCCGCATCTCCTCGGCGCAAGAGGGGGACGGTTCGGCGAGCGAAACCGAGACCAGTTGCTGGCTGCTCGGACCTAAGGCTGTCCAAGCGGGATCGCTCCATTGCGATCTGTGGCGGGGGCGGGCGATCGAGCTTGCGGGTCACGACGCGATCGCGGTCTACCCAGTCGGCGGTTGGTGGAAGTCCCACTTCGGGCAGCGGCGATTCGCGGATAAGGGCCGGTACGCCCTAGTCATCTCCTTGTCGGCGTCCGGGCAAGCCGTCGACCTACATGCCGAGGTGTCGAACCTCGTTGAGGTGAAGGCGGCGGAGGTCCTGATCGGCTGA
- a CDS encoding ABC transporter ATP-binding protein — protein MEAVVHAAWAGRPAHGAPAPVQAAAVLDRLDLTALARTRLDRLLGGQRQLTSLAQTLVRRPRLLLLDEPLSTLDLRHHHAVLTVLRSLAAYGLIVVAVLHDFSLAAMWADRVVLIHGGGVAADGPPERAVTAATLAEVYGVAATVRRGDDRSTSIVATGLLDP, from the coding sequence ATGGAGGCCGTCGTCCACGCCGCCTGGGCGGGCAGGCCGGCGCACGGCGCGCCAGCGCCCGTCCAAGCGGCGGCCGTCCTCGATCGGCTCGACCTCACGGCGCTCGCCCGGACCCGGCTCGATCGGCTGTTGGGCGGACAGCGCCAGTTGACGAGCTTGGCCCAGACGCTCGTCCGGCGCCCGCGGCTGCTACTCCTCGACGAACCGCTCAGCACGCTGGACCTGCGCCACCATCACGCTGTCCTCACGGTCCTGCGCAGCCTCGCCGCGTACGGCCTGATCGTGGTGGCAGTGCTGCACGACTTCAGCCTCGCTGCGATGTGGGCCGATCGCGTCGTCCTGATCCATGGCGGGGGCGTGGCCGCCGACGGGCCGCCGGAACGAGCCGTCACTGCGGCGACGCTGGCGGAGGTGTACGGCGTCGCCGCGACGGTGCGGCGTGGCGACGATCGCTCCACCAGCATCGTCGCGACAGGACTCCTCGACCCGTAG
- a CDS encoding CHASE domain-containing protein — translation MVRAVRWIPALILAAGLLATGSSTALIWRAAALRDRLTFVHATEIELRTIEDQFRTYAALLRGGAGLFAVKGDGVTLSDFRAYVQRIELQSLYRGFLGIGFTPTLPAAERDRFAARAESLGVTDFRVRPSTDNPTISPVLFAEPPNPRNQAAIGFDVMSDPIRRDMVERARDTGLPAASARIQLVQEIDANKQAGFLVAMPVYVGGAVPPDVDERRRLFLGFVFGAFRADDLFGSIIAAEAEQDAAFTVYDGAPSDATLLHRSAPATAAATGRLTRQSALELGGRTWIVVFEERVSPQRRSALPEIWLVCVGGLFATTLLGFAAYRQRQTQDEVHRLNASLEARVEERTCDLQAAADRLRLAGEERARMEEVLRQSQKMEAVGQLTGGLAHDFNNLLAGISGSLELIETRIGQGRFKDVEKYIAAAQGASKRAAALTHRLLAFSRRQTLAPKATDVNRLAGGMLDLIQRTVGPSVDMQHIGASGLWPALVDPSQLENALLNLCINARDAMPGGGRITIETSNRWIDGQQAAAQDMPEGKYLSLCVTDTGTGMPPDVVARAFDPFFTTKPIGEGTGLGLSMIYGFAKQSGGQVRIYSEVGEGTTVCIYLPRHRGEAEADGFGPEKHPMALAEAGETVLIVDDEPTVRMLITDVLGDLGYTAVEAADGAGGLRVLQSDARIDLLVTDVGLPGGMNGRQMADAARVSRPDLKVLFITGFAETTLLNDGQLDPGMAVLTKPFAVDTLAARIRELIAG, via the coding sequence ATGGTGCGAGCGGTGCGGTGGATCCCAGCGCTGATCTTGGCCGCAGGCTTGCTCGCGACCGGGTCGAGTACCGCTCTCATCTGGCGAGCGGCGGCGTTGCGCGATCGCCTGACCTTCGTCCACGCCACCGAGATCGAGCTGCGCACGATCGAGGACCAGTTCCGCACCTACGCCGCCCTGCTCCGTGGCGGTGCAGGCCTGTTCGCGGTTAAGGGCGATGGCGTCACTCTGAGCGACTTCCGGGCGTACGTGCAGCGGATCGAGTTGCAGAGTTTGTATCGCGGCTTCCTCGGCATCGGTTTCACGCCGACCTTACCTGCCGCCGAACGCGATCGGTTTGCAGCGCGGGCCGAGTCACTGGGGGTGACCGACTTCCGCGTGCGACCGTCGACGGACAACCCGACGATCAGTCCCGTCCTATTTGCCGAGCCGCCGAACCCGCGCAATCAGGCCGCGATCGGCTTTGACGTGATGTCAGACCCCATCCGCCGCGACATGGTCGAGCGCGCGCGCGACACCGGCCTGCCCGCCGCCTCGGCGCGCATCCAACTTGTACAGGAGATCGACGCGAACAAACAGGCCGGCTTCCTCGTCGCCATGCCGGTGTACGTCGGCGGTGCCGTGCCACCCGACGTCGACGAGCGGCGGCGACTGTTCCTGGGCTTCGTCTTCGGCGCCTTCCGTGCCGACGACCTGTTTGGCAGCATCATCGCGGCTGAGGCTGAACAGGACGCCGCCTTCACGGTCTACGACGGTGCGCCGAGCGACGCGACGCTGCTGCATCGATCCGCGCCGGCCACAGCCGCGGCGACCGGCCGGCTTACGCGGCAGTCCGCGCTCGAACTCGGTGGCCGCACATGGATCGTGGTGTTCGAGGAGCGTGTCTCGCCTCAGCGCAGATCTGCACTCCCCGAGATCTGGCTCGTCTGCGTTGGGGGGCTGTTTGCCACGACCTTGCTTGGCTTCGCCGCGTACCGGCAGCGTCAGACCCAGGACGAGGTCCATAGGCTCAACGCCTCACTCGAAGCTCGGGTTGAGGAGCGGACGTGCGACCTTCAGGCAGCGGCCGATCGCCTTCGGCTGGCCGGCGAGGAACGCGCGCGCATGGAGGAGGTGCTGCGGCAGTCGCAGAAGATGGAGGCGGTCGGACAGCTCACCGGCGGATTGGCGCACGACTTCAACAACCTGCTGGCCGGGATCTCGGGCTCGTTGGAGCTGATCGAGACCCGCATCGGTCAGGGTCGGTTCAAGGACGTCGAGAAGTACATCGCCGCCGCCCAGGGGGCCTCAAAACGTGCCGCGGCGCTGACGCACCGACTTCTGGCGTTCTCGCGTCGCCAGACACTGGCGCCGAAGGCGACCGACGTGAACAGGCTGGCCGGCGGCATGCTCGACCTGATCCAACGTACGGTCGGGCCGAGCGTGGACATGCAGCACATAGGTGCGAGCGGCCTTTGGCCCGCGCTGGTCGATCCCTCGCAGCTCGAGAACGCCCTGTTGAACTTGTGCATCAACGCGCGGGACGCCATGCCCGGCGGCGGCAGGATCACTATCGAAACGAGCAACCGCTGGATCGACGGGCAGCAGGCTGCGGCGCAGGATATGCCCGAGGGGAAGTACCTGTCGCTGTGTGTCACCGATACCGGCACCGGCATGCCGCCGGACGTGGTGGCCAGGGCGTTCGACCCGTTCTTCACGACCAAGCCGATAGGCGAGGGCACGGGCCTTGGCCTGTCGATGATCTACGGCTTCGCGAAGCAGTCGGGTGGGCAGGTGCGGATCTACTCCGAGGTCGGCGAGGGTACGACGGTGTGCATCTACCTGCCGCGCCACCGGGGCGAGGCTGAGGCGGATGGGTTTGGCCCGGAGAAGCACCCGATGGCGCTCGCCGAGGCTGGCGAGACCGTGCTGATCGTGGACGACGAGCCGACGGTGCGCATGCTGATCACCGACGTGCTCGGGGATCTCGGCTACACCGCGGTCGAGGCTGCCGACGGCGCCGGTGGCCTCAGGGTGTTGCAGTCTGACGCTCGGATCGATCTGCTCGTCACCGACGTGGGTCTGCCCGGCGGGATGAACGGGCGGCAGATGGCCGACGCTGCGCGGGTCAGCCGTCCCGACTTGAAGGTGCTGTTCATCACAGGCTTTGCGGAGACCACGCTGCTCAACGATGGTCAGCTGGATCCGGGCATGGCGGTCCTGACCAAGCCGTTTGCCGTCGACACATTGGCAGCCCGCATCCGCGAGCTGATCGCAGGCTGA